ATTTTGTTCAGGGTCTAAAACTTCAAGCATAGCTGAAGTAGGATCACCTTTTATGTCGCTTGACATTTTGTCTATTTCATCCAATAAAATAAGTGGATTTGACACACCAGCTGACTGAAGACCTTTAATGATTTTACCTGGCATAGCACCTACATAAGTCTTTCTGTGGCCTCTAATTTCAGATTCGTCATGTAAGCCACCAAGACTAAGCTTTACATAGCTTTTGTCTAGAGCTTCCGCAATTGAACGAGCAAGTGATGTCTTACCAGTGCCAGGAGGACCCACTAAGGTTAAAATTGGCACGTTGTTAAATTGCTTTTGCGCTTTATTTTTTGTATTTTCTTTAAATAGCTGCAAGTCAATTTGGTTATGATCATCAATTTTAATTAAATCTTTTTCGCTTGATTCTTTATTGATGTTTCTGTGATTGATTATTAATGATAAGTATTCAATCACTCTTTCTTTAACTTCTTTAAGTCCATAGTGATTTTTGTCTAGAATTTCTCTAGCTCTATTTATATCTAAGTTTTCAACTTCAACTTTTCTTCAAGGCAATTTCTTTAGATTACTAATATATGTTTGGGTAATATTAGCATCAGGGCTTGATGACATCATATTTTTTAACTTATCACGCTCAGTTTTAATTGCTTTAATAATCCATTCAGGATACATTTGCTTGAGCACTGGGTCATTAACAATTTTTGAATACTCATCGTCGCCATCTTCATCATCAGCTTCATTAAGTTGCTCTTTGATGGCTTTCATTTTTTCACGAAGCAAGAACTCTTTTTGTTGCTTATCTAAATTGCTTTGAATTTTTTTATTTAATTCTTTGTCAATTTTATCTTTCATTGCTGAAGTGTCTTTTTTAGAAGATCTTTTACTTAAATTATTTTGATTTTGTTCAATCAAGCTAATAATTAATTTTAAATCATCTTCAGTTATATAACCTAATTGCAAGTATTCTTTATGCCACTTGTATATTCTTTCAACTTCATAATTAAATTGAACTTCTAACTCAGAGTTTTCTTTAATTTGCTCCATTGAGTTTTTGAATAATTCATTATCAGTAAGTGCATTGTAAATATTTAATAATTTATCAGTGTTGCCAAGATTTAATTCATTAATAAATTTCTTGATTAATCTTACCATTAGTACGAAATTACTCTTAAGAGCTTCGAACTGATGAAGTGCAGAAGGCATTGAATAAATTGTAAATAATTCATATGGAGGTAGTAGGAAAAATCCAGTTAGTGCTCTAACTAATGTTTCTAGTCTAGATTCATCATCATTAATGAAATCAGGCATCATTTCACTGGTGCCCTTTGTTCAGTTTCTAATTTCTTTGGCTGAATATCCTCTAATATATCTATAAAGGAGCATTGCATCATTTCAGTTTCTGTCGTAAATTAAAGTGTTAATTACTTCTTCAAAACCATTAAAATCTAGTGATGGATCAGCTAAAGCCATTTCATCACCATTATTTTCTGAACCAAATCTTGTTGCTACCATTCCTTCAATATATTTAAGTGGTAGTTTTTCAATATCTATGCTTGATGAAGAAATTGTTTCTTCATCGCCATATATATCTTGCAATATGTATTTATGAATAGCTTTTAGTGTTGCAATGTAATGTCATTTTTGAGAACCATTATCATAGACTTTTTCAACTGATTCAACTTGGCAAAGAGTCATATTTGAATCTAAGTTAGAAATATTAACATTTTCTAAAACATCAGCATATGTAGCTGTAGGTTTAGATTGAAGCTCTGATTCTAAAATAACTCTGTTATCTTCTGCTGGTCTATAATAAACTAGCATGATTCTAGCTTTATTAATTATTTCAGCACCATTTGAATTATCCTTAGTATACTCATCAATTATTTGTTTTCAGTATGTTGTTTGAGTAATTAATTCATCAGTAATTTCTAACTTAGCTACTTCACGATCAAATAACACAAAACAATTTTTGACAGGGTCATTTGCCTTTGTGTAGATTCTTCTTCTATATACATTTAAATATAATAGATTTTCAAAATTAGTCTCAGCAGCACCTTTTTTTCTTTTACTATTTCCTTTAGGTCTTCCCATATTGCCCTCCTGTTCAACTAATACAATATCAATTATAATACAATTTTAGCACTCTACAATGCGAGTGCTAAAAAAATTATTTAATTACAAAGTTAACTATTTTGTTTGGTATAAATATTTCCTTAATAATAGTCTTTCCTTCAATTCATTTTGCTACTTCATTTTTAGCTAGTGTCAAAATATTATCTTTATTATTGCTTTCATTTAAAACTGAAATTTGTGCTCTAACTTTTCCATTTACTGTTATAGCATAGGTTATTTGGTCAGTTTCTAGCGCTTTATTATCAATATAAAAATCAGTTAGATTATTTAAATTAAATAACTTATCGCTAAGTTCTCAAGCTAAATGAGGTATAAAAGGTTCTAAAATATTAAGTGAAATGTAGAAAAACTCTAGTAAAAGTGAATTATTTTCTATTTTTTCATAAGAATTTAGAGTTTCCATGATATAGGCAATTAATGTATTGAATGCAAATTCATTGCGGTTATCTAAATAAATTGATTCTTGTTTTTTTAATGACTGATAAAGCTTCATTCTTGCACTTTTTTCAAATTCACTTAAGCTATTGTGATGAATGTTTTTTATGATGCTAAAATCCTTGACAGGTATTACTTTAGAATATAGATTATAAAGTCTATTAATAAATCTATTGCATCCTTCAACTGAATCATCTGATCACTCTAACTCTTTTGCTGGCGGCGCTGCAAAGAGAATGAATAATCTTACAGTATCAGCACCATATTTTTCTAATAAATCAGTAGGGGAAACAGTGTTGCCTTTACTTTTTGACATTTTTGCGCTATCTTTAAGTACCATACCTTGAGTAAGCAAACTTTTAAATGGTTCTCTAAATGAAATATATCCTAAGTCTGACATAACTTTAGTAAAAAACCTTGCATAAAGTAGGTGTAAAATAGCATGTTCAATCCCGCCAATATATGTATCAACTGAGTTTCAATATTCAACCGAATCTTTATCTAAAGCAACTTTTTCTCTTAATTCAGGTGGACAAGTGTATCTTAAAAAGTATCAGCTTGATTCAAAGAATGTGTCAAATGTATCAGTTTCTCTAAGTGCATCAGAATTACACTTTGGACACTTTGTTTGCATTCATTCTAAATTGGAACTAATTGGATTTCCGCTTTTATTAAAGTCAACATTTTCAGGTAGCTTAACTGGAAGATTTTCAAGTTTTTCAGGAACAATGCCACATTTTGCACAGTGAATCATTGGAATAGGTGCACCTCAGTATCTTTGGCGGCTAATTCCTCAGTCTTGCATATTAATCGATTGACTTGGAAATAGTGAAGATAAATCAAAATTGCTTTGTGAAGCTGATAAATCAATTTTGTTAGCTAAAGCAAACTTTTCATAGCTAGCTAGCTTTTTAGTATTGATTATAAGCGCATTATTCTTAGCGCCTAATGAAGCAAAATCAGAGATATACACATCAATTAGTTTATCCAAATTGTTCTTTAAAACAGCCTTAAACGGCAATTTTAAACTGGCTTTTAGTGAAAAATCTTTTGCTTGTGCAAGAGTTTTAATTTTGTTAATTTGATCAATTTGCTCTTTAGTGAAATAATTTTTTTGAATTAATTCATCAACTAAATCATGATTTGCACTTATGCATAAAAAATCAACTACATCTAGATCTTTTTTATCATTAACAAAGATCTCAATATTGGTTTTTAATTTATTTAATGAATCGCTAAAAGTCGCTAAAAAGCCTGTTTTATAGTTGATTCAGTTATTTTGCATTGATAAAACTTTATCGGGTCAGTTACCTTTTAATAGCTCTAAAGACTCTTGTAACTCTTTAGCATAATCTCTAATTTTCAAATAATATTGCTCAGTTTCTTTTATTTCAATCGGCTCATCACACCTTCAACAACAACCATTAATTACTTGTTCATTGGCTAAAACTGTCTTGTCCTTATTACATCAGTTTAATAAGGCTTTTTTTCTATAAACTAAACCATTATTTCACATTTTAATAAATATTTCTTGCTCTCAACGAGTATAGATTTCATCACTTGTGATGCATTCATAGTTTCATGCAAACGAAATACCTAATTTTTTTATGTTTTCATTCATTGAACTAATGTTTTGGTATGTTCATGTTTTAGGGTGAATGTTATGTTTTATTGCTGCATTTTCAGCAGGAAGACCAAAAGCATCCCAACCAAAAGGATGCAATACATTAAAACCTTTTCTTCTATAAAAACGAGCTAAAGCATCACCAATAGCATAGTTTCTAACATGCCCCATATGGATGTTTCCTGAAGGGTATGGAAACATACTTAAAATATATTTTTTAGGTAACTTATGATCATTTTTGGGCTCAAAATAATGACTATTTTCTCAATAATTTTGTCATTTGTTTTCAATTGATAAATGGTCATAATTTTTCATAGTAGCCTCTTAGAATAATTTTTATAGATAAGAAATGTTTTTGTTAATGAAATTATTTTTGCTATTTAAGCTAAATATTATAAAGATGAAAACTGAGTTCATTGTAAGATTAACAAGGTTGAAAACAAGGTAAACTAAGCCTGCACCTTTATAATATGTTGGAATATTTAGAAATAAACCTCTAATATTTTCTCAATGCTTAATCATTGAAAAATGATTTCCAGGATCAGCTCCAAGTAAACCAAATAGTTTAAAGTATCATGGAGTGAAAAGATAGATATTTAAAACAACTAAAAGTCCTGTAGTTGCTAATATTGAAATAATTACTGGTAATATTAATAAACCAGCTTTACGCAATTTTGTTTTTTGTAAAAGTTTTATTGACCAGTAAAAAATGGTCATATATATAGTTTGAGTTGTTGATAAAATTAAATGCCCTAAGATGCTTGGTAAGCTATATCCATGTGAGCCATAACTTGGTCCAAGTAAAAATAGTAAAAGAATAAGCAAAAATGCATATTTTCAGCCTATTCATAGTGCTGTAGCGGTGATTACAATTAAAGCAAAATCAAATTTTAAAAACGATATAAAAGGTACTGATAATAATTTGCTACCTGCAAAATTAACTAATATTGCAATAGCAAGCATCATGCCTGTATATGAGAGTCTTATGCTCCTGTTTTTAAAGTAATAAATGTTTTCCTTATTATTATTTTGTACCAAAAATTCTGTCTCCTGCATCACCTAACCCCGGTTCAATATATTTGTCTTTATTAAGACACTCATCAAGTGCAGCTAAATAAATATTAATATCATGTCCAAAATGCTTTTCAACATTATCCACGCCTTCTTTAACTCCAACTAAGCATACTAAGCTAATGTTATTAAAGCCATCTTTGCGAAGTCTTGTAATAGCATCAACTGCACTATTTCCAGTCGCTAACATTGGATCTACTACAAAAATATAGCTATCCTTTGGCACTTCGGGAATTTTATAAAAATATTCAGTAGGCTTAAAAGTAGTTTCATCTCTACTCATTCCAATATGTCCAACTTTAGCTTCAGGAATTAATTTTAATAAGCCATCAATCATTCCAAGCCCAGCTCTTAAAATGGGCACAAAAACTACGTCTTTGTCAAATTCATAGCCTAAATATTTTTTATTAATTGAAGTAATTATTTCTTTTCTTTTTGTTTGATAGTCTCTTAAAATTTCATAAACCATTAATGAGCCAATTTCATTTAAATTCTGGCGAAAAACTGAGTGGCCAGATTCTCGATTTCTCATATTTGTAAGTTTAATCTTAATTAATGGATGATCAAGCACTTTTAGCATTTCAACCCCCAATATCTAATATTATATTTTATGATCTTAAAATATGGCATAAATATAATAAAAAAGCACTTTTTTGGGAAAAAGCACTCTTTTTCTTATTAAATTACAAGCTTTAATTGACTTAATCTTCAAAATCATCATCAAAATTAAAATTAATGTTGTTAAATGGCTGGTCTTCAACTTTTGCACTCTGTGCTTCGCTAGCTTTATTAGTATTTTTATTTTTTTCACTACCTTCTAAATTGAAATTTTGCTCAAAAGCTTTATTGCTTTTAGCAAAATTATTGCCGTTGCCTAAATCATTTTTCTTAAAGTTAGGTTGCACTACTGAAAAATCATTTGTTTGTCTTTGATTTCTAACAGAACGTGATTCTAACAAGTGCAAGTTATCGATTCTGACTTCAATACTGTAGTTAGTTTGACCATTTGATTCATATGTTGAAGTTACTAATGCTCCTTCAATTGCAACTAGTGTTCCTTTAGGCGCATAACCATTTAAAAAATCAGCTGTGCTTCTCCAAGCAATTACTGGAATAAAGTCAGTCACTTCATTATCACTTGAGTAGTTTCTGCTTATAGCAATTCTAGTTCTAGCAAATGAGATTCCACTATTAGTTTTGCTATATCTAATGTCTGATGAAACTCTACCAATTAATATAACTTTATTTAAATTCATGGCTTGCTCCTATCAAATTTTTACACGTTTATTTTTAGGCAATCACATTTTGTCACTTGACTTAACATTAAATAATTTGTAAAATTCATCACTATTTTGAATTTGTATGTTTGCTCTTAATTTTGCAGGAGCATGCACATCAGTTGCAAGCAATAATTTTGCACTTTCAGGCTTATATTTGCTCTTTCAAATTACCGCAAAGCTTGTAAAAAAGTCTTTTATGTCATTTTCTTTATTAAGCATTGCAGCTTCTAGAGCACATGAAAATCCACCAGCATCTGCTATATTTTCTGATACAGTTAAAGTACCATTGCATTTGCCATATTCAGTTGTTTTATTGTCAAATAAGGCAATCATATCTTTAGCTTTCTTTTGAAATGCTTTATAGTCTTTATCACTTCATCATAAGTTTAGATTACCTTTTTCGTCAAACTGAGCACCGTTATTATCAAAAGCGTGACTAATTTCGTGAGCAATAACAGCACCTATACCACCATAATTTGTCGCTTCTGACTGTTTTATAGAGTAAAACGGCTTATTTAAAATTCCTGCTGGGAAAACAATATGGTTCATAAAAGGATTGTAATATGCATTTACTTCTGCAGGAGACATGCTTCAGTAGTTTCTGTTAATTGGCTGTAAATATTGACTAAATTCTCATGTGTTTTTAACTACAAGATAATCAAGTGCATTTTTTAATAAATTATCTCTTTTGAAGAACTTGTTGCTTATTTTAACTTGCTCATAGAAAGGTTGAATTTCTTCGGGATAGCCTATATGAACACCTAAAGCTTCTAGTTTAACTATAGCTTTTTCTTTTGTACTTTTACTTAATCAGTCATTTTTTAAAAGACGGTCTCTGTAAATGCCAATCATTTTGACAACCATTTGTTCAACATTTGCTTTAGCTTTTTCACCGAATGTTTTTTTGGCAAAATATGTGCCAAAAGGAATTTTAAATTTGTTATACGCAACATAAAATGCATGTTTTTCTTTAGTCATTGGACTATCTTGGCCTGTTAGTGCTCTATCATATTCACCAGCAATAATTCTTGATTCATCATTTAAGTGACCAGAGAATTGAATAATAGTTTTTAAAAACATTCAAGACTTAAGGTTTTCAAAATTTTCATCATTAAAAACTTTGTCAATGTTTTCTAAAAATTTAGGATAAAGCACAATTAATTTATCGACAACATTGGTAATTTTTTTAGCGTTTTTGTTGACTAAATTTTCCGCAATAGCCTTTAAATCAGCATTTTTCGAAAATGTTGCAGCATCAGAAATGCTATAAGGGTTGTACATTTTTACATAATCAGCATTTTCTTCAGCACTTGGAGAAAATTCAACTAATGAAGCATCAAAAGCAAGTGCTTGGTTAACAATTTTTTCATTCTTTTGTTCATCAGAATAATAAAACCTAAGTAGTTTTAAACTCATTTCTTTAAACTTAGCAATTAATTGTTGCTTAGCAGGATGCTTATCATCATAATATGATTTTTCAGGAAGAATCAAACTTGGGCCTGATAGACATAAAAGCTGCAATTCAACATTTTTAAAATCTTGAATAATGCCAAATTCAAAAGGAAGCGATATATCTCTAAAACGGAAGTATTTATATTTTTCAATTAGCTGTTCTTTGTTTTTAAGTGCCAAAATAGCCTTTAAAGTAGGCAAAATAGGTGAAACACCAAGTTTTTCTCTAGTTTGAAAATCGTAAGCCATATCAGCTAAAAGTGCGTAACTTAAAATTACAGGATCTTTTATTCTCTTTCAGCTTATATTTTTTTCAGCTATTAAATCCTGTGTTTCTTGCATTAAATCTTTTTCATTTTTATTGTGAATTTCATAAAACGAACTTATTGATGATTTATCAGCTGGTATTTCAGCTTTTGCTAATCACTCACCATTAATGCTCTCATAAAAATCATCTTCTAATCTTATTTTTTCATTCATATTATTCTCCTATTTATTACTTTCTCTTACATTTGAAAGCATATATATACATGCTGTTTCTGCTCTTAAAATAGTTTTTCCCAAAGACACTATAAAACAGTTGTTTTGGAGTGCAAAATCTATTTCACCTTTGGATAACCCGCCTTCAGGGCCAACAATTAAAATGCTGTTAGTTTCAATTTTATCAATTTGAGATTCAACTTCCTTGTTCTCGTAAGCAACATAAATTTTTTTGTCCCGATTAGATAAAATAATTTCTTCAAAAGTCGCTATTTTCTCTAATTTTGGAACAGCGTTTCTAAAGCTTTGCTCAGCAGCATTTTTAATTATTTCATTAAAGCGATCGATCTTTTTATTAAACTCATATTTAATAATTGTTTGATCAACAAACTTAGAATTCATTGGAATAATTCTAGACACTCCTAGTTCAGTAGCTTTTTGAAGCAATCATTCAAAACGCTTGATTTTAATAACAGGAGCTGCTAAAACTACTTCATTTAAATATTCATGATTTATGCTTAATTCTTGAATAATTTTTGCCTTATTGTCTTCTAAATAACATTCATAAAACTTATTTAAATAATTGCATAAAAAGTGTTCATTAGCTAATCGTGCACTTTTTATGTGTTTAATTATTTTTTCATCAAGAATGAAGTAATCATTTTCCTTTGTATCAACAAAAAATCGATGCATTTTCCCTTTCTGAGATTAATTTAAGTAATATACTTAATTCAATTATATATGTAAATACTTACAATGCACTAAAACACTTATGCTAAAATAAAAACAAGCATATTAGATTTTTAAGTTTAGCGCTTCGTAAGCTGTCTGTTTATTGTTTTTTTATAAAATTGATCAGCTTTATTATTTAATTCATTCCATATTTTAGACTGTTTTATTTATACATAAGTGATAGTTTTATGAATATCTTCTTAATAATTCAGGTGCACTACATAAATAATATGATAATTCCAAGAGTACTATAAAAAAGCCTTAGAAGTACAACTATTAAATAATTTTTTACTGCTATGTAGCTAACATAAAGCAAGCTCAATTTTATCCCTATATTAAGTCTTTATTTGTATGTTACTACTTTCTTATTTCCACAATTTGCTACTTAAGGCTGTTTTATAGGATAATAAATACACTTACAGAAGGAAGAAGTTAATGAAAAAATTAATTGATAAATTTACAATTGAATACTTAGATGACAAAAATCTATATCTTTTAAGACTAAGCCCTGATGCGCAAGATGAAATTAGTTTAATTAGCGAATTAAATATATTAGCAAGCGAAAACCAAGTATTAGATAAAAATGAAATATTAATGGTGCTTAAAACAAATAAAGGTGAACTAGCATTTAAAATGCCAATTAAAGCAGCTATTGTAAAAATAAATAAAGCAATTATTCAAACACCATCATTAGTTTTATCAGTATATGATGATGAAAACTGAATTATGCACTTAAAAGATATTAATAAAGACGAGTATGACAAACTAGAAGAGTTTGCAATGTGAGATAGATATCAATCATTGATAGGATAATTACTTAAAAAGAAAATGAAAGAAAATTTTATTGAAAAGGAAAATGAAATAAAATTAAGTAAAAAAACGCTGTCTGGAATTGTGAGATAAAAGAATTATAGATACTTTTGAAATTGGCGCATTTAAAGATTTATGTCAAATTCCATCATTACATTTTGCAAGATGTATTTGAATTTGCTGGTAAAAAGAGAACAGTTAATATTTATAAAAACAATTTCATGTTTGCTCCATATTTATTTTTAGATAATAATTTGTCACAAATCGATAAAATGCCAAAAATACATTTGATGAAATTATTGATAAATATGCATATCTTTTAGCAATGGTTAGATCATGTATTAATACTTTTGAACTTAAAGATTTACTAAGAAAACACTTGACAGATAAAGTTAATGATAGAACTATTTATATAAAAAGCATAGCTAAATCCTATGAAAATGAGGGTTATAAAATAAAATTTAGGCTAAACATTAGATATATAAATGAAATAGGAATTAAAAAATGCATCTGTGGCTGTTTTACGGCCATAAAGATGCATTTTTTACTAGCTTTTTCTACTTAAAAAATTCAGGAATTAAATCAGAATTTTGTTCTAAGATTTTTTCATTTTTTGTAACAACTTGATCATATTCATCAGTGTTTTCTACATTGATGATATTTGATTGTTCATACATTAAAGGGCTGTGTCTGTTGCTCTTTAATTTTTCATTAAACTCTATGCCACTGTGCATTTCGCCTTGACCAGCTATAATGCCAATTGTGAAAAAATCTTCTCTTTCATCTGTTCAATCATCATTTATAATGCCAAATTTGATGTGAGTATCAGCACCAAAGTGTTCCTTTAATAGTTCTATAGCTTCATTAATTTCTGTTAATGTGCCTTTAGAATCTATGTGGAATGACACTAATAGATTTTTATAGCTATTATTGCTTTTTATTTCACTTATGTTATCACTGATAACTTCTTCAACAGCTTTTTTAACTTTGTCAGTTCCACTGGTTTTAGCATAGCCAATAAAAGTATTTTGACCATTTTCCAAAACATTTCTCAAATCATGGAAGTCAACATTAATAAATCAGCTTAAATTAAGAATGTCAATTACATTTTTTATAAGGTTTTTTAGCTTCTTATCAGCCATTCTCATAGCCATATTAAGTGGGAAGTCTTTGTATGTTTCCAAAATTTGTTGATTTGATACTAGTGAGTAAGAATTTGCATAATTTTTAATTTCACTTATTCCAGATAAAGCAATACTTTTCTTAATTTCCCCTTCCATGTCAAAAGGCGTTGTCAAAACTGCGATTGTCAAAATTCCCATTTTCTTAGCTATATCCGCTATAACCGGCGTTGCACCTGTACCAGTTCCACCGCCAAGGCCTGCTGCTAGGATCAAGACATTTGTGTCTGCTAAAATTTCTTTGATTTGATCAATAGAATTTAAGGCACATTCTTTACCAACCTTAAGATCTCCACCAGCACCGCAACCGTTATAAATTGGATTAGCTAATAGTAATTTGTTTTGACATTTATTTCTGTTATCTTGCAAGTGTTGTGAATCAGTATTAATTGCTCAAAACTCAATTGTTGAACTATCAAATTCATCATCAGCAATAATGTTGTTAATTGCATTATTGCCAGCACCACCGATTCCAAAAACTTTAACCTTTAAACTTGGAAAAACTGTTGAATCGTTCATGACCGATTCTCCTTTTTTATAGAGTTATTTATAAAATTATGCATTAACTGATTTTTGAAATGATTTTAAAATTTTGCTTATTCCAGGTGTCTTTGCTTTGTATAAAGGAATAGTATTTAATAGTTCTAAAGTATTACTTATTTTTGGTAAATTATCACTAGCCAAGTG
This sequence is a window from Mycoplasmopsis agalactiae PG2. Protein-coding genes within it:
- a CDS encoding glycine cleavage system protein H, with protein sequence MKKLIDKFTIEYLDDKNLYLLRLSPDAQDEISLISELNILASENQVLDKNEILMVLKTNKGELAFKMPIKAAIVKINKAIIQTPSLVLSVYDDENWIMHLKDINKDEYDKLEEFAMWDRYQSLIG
- a CDS encoding M13-type metalloendopeptidase produces the protein MNEKIRLEDDFYESINGEWLAKAEIPADKSSISSFYEIHNKNEKDLMQETQDLIAEKNISWKRIKDPVILSYALLADMAYDFQTREKLGVSPILPTLKAILALKNKEQLIEKYKYFRFRDISLPFEFGIIQDFKNVELQLLCLSGPSLILPEKSYYDDKHPAKQQLIAKFKEMSLKLLRFYYSDEQKNEKIVNQALAFDASLVEFSPSAEENADYVKMYNPYSISDAATFSKNADLKAIAENLVNKNAKKITNVVDKLIVLYPKFLENIDKVFNDENFENLKSWMFLKTIIQFSGHLNDESRIIAGEYDRALTGQDSPMTKEKHAFYVAYNKFKIPFGTYFAKKTFGEKAKANVEQMVVKMIGIYRDRLLKNDWLSKSTKEKAIVKLEALGVHIGYPEEIQPFYEQVKISNKFFKRDNLLKNALDYLVVKNTWEFSQYLQPINRNYWSMSPAEVNAYYNPFMNHIVFPAGILNKPFYSIKQSEATNYGGIGAVIAHEISHAFDNNGAQFDEKGNLNLWWSDKDYKAFQKKAKDMIALFDNKTTEYGKCNGTLTVSENIADAGGFSCALEAAMLNKENDIKDFFTSFAVIWKSKYKPESAKLLLATDVHAPAKLRANIQIQNSDEFYKLFNVKSSDKMWLPKNKRVKIW
- a CDS encoding MPN527 family putative ECF transporter permease subunit; protein product: MVQNNNKENIYYFKNRSIRLSYTGMMLAIAILVNFAGSKLLSVPFISFLKFDFALIVITATALWIGWKYAFLLILLLFLLGPSYGSHGYSLPSILGHLILSTTQTIYMTIFYWSIKLLQKTKLRKAGLLILPVIISILATTGLLVVLNIYLFTPWYFKLFGLLGADPGNHFSMIKHWENIRGLFLNIPTYYKGAGLVYLVFNLVNLTMNSVFIFIIFSLNSKNNFINKNISYL
- a CDS encoding 16S rRNA (uracil(1498)-N(3))-methyltransferase, whose amino-acid sequence is MHRFFVDTKENDYFILDEKIIKHIKSARLANEHFLCNYLNKFYECYLEDNKAKIIQELSINHEYLNEVVLAAPVIKIKRFEWLLQKATELGVSRIIPMNSKFVDQTIIKYEFNKKIDRFNEIIKNAAEQSFRNAVPKLEKIATFEEIILSNRDKKIYVAYENKEVESQIDKIETNSILIVGPEGGLSKGEIDFALQNNCFIVSLGKTILRAETACIYMLSNVRESNK
- the upp gene encoding uracil phosphoribosyltransferase, whose protein sequence is MLKVLDHPLIKIKLTNMRNRESGHSVFRQNLNEIGSLMVYEILRDYQTKRKEIITSINKKYLGYEFDKDVVFVPILRAGLGMIDGLLKLIPEAKVGHIGMSRDETTFKPTEYFYKIPEVPKDSYIFVVDPMLATGNSAVDAITRLRKDGFNNISLVCLVGVKEGVDNVEKHFGHDINIYLAALDECLNKDKYIEPGLGDAGDRIFGTK
- a CDS encoding single-stranded DNA-binding protein, which codes for MNLNKVILIGRVSSDIRYSKTNSGISFARTRIAISRNYSSDNEVTDFIPVIAWRSTADFLNGYAPKGTLVAIEGALVTSTYESNGQTNYSIEVRIDNLHLLESRSVRNQRQTNDFSVVQPNFKKNDLGNGNNFAKSNKAFEQNFNLEGSEKNKNTNKASEAQSAKVEDQPFNNINFNFDDDFED
- the lon gene encoding endopeptidase La codes for the protein MLFDREVAKLEITDELITQTTYWKQIIDEYTKDNSNGAEIINKARIMLVYYRPAEDNRVILESELQSKPTATYADVLENVNISNLDSNMTLCQVESVEKVYDNGSQKWHYIATLKAIHKYILQDIYGDEETISSSSIDIEKLPLKYIEGMVATRFGSENNGDEMALADPSLDFNGFEEVINTLIYDRNWNDAMLLYRYIRGYSAKEIRNWTKGTSEMMPDFINDDESRLETLVRALTGFFLLPPYELFTIYSMPSALHQFEALKSNFVLMVRLIKKFINELNLGNTDKLLNIYNALTDNELFKNSMEQIKENSELEVQFNYEVERIYKWHKEYLQLGYITEDDLKLIISLIEQNQNNLSKRSSKKDTSAMKDKIDKELNKKIQSNLDKQQKEFLLREKMKAIKEQLNEADDEDGDDEYSKIVNDPVLKQMYPEWIIKAIKTERDKLKNMMSSSPDANITQTYISNLKKLPWRKVEVENLDINRAREILDKNHYGLKEVKERVIEYLSLIINHRNINKESSEKDLIKIDDHNQIDLQLFKENTKNKAQKQFNNVPILTLVGPPGTGKTSLARSIAEALDKSYVKLSLGGLHDESEIRGHRKTYVGAMPGKIIKGLQSAGVSNPLILLDEIDKMSSDIKGDPTSAMLEVLDPEQNTKFQDNYIEHEYDLSKVLFIATANYYENIPAPLLDRVEIIELNSYTINEKIKIAKEHLVEVVLAQAGLKPDQFIIDDKALEFIIKHYTAEAGVRSLKRNLDKIARKIVTKIVSGEKIDKFVIDQNNIPELLGTPKISESEKEMQPQIGSVNGLAFTSIGGTTLQIEVSWFKSKQPGIRLTGQLKEVMQESAKIALSYVRANAEKFGIKNVDFDTTEIHVHVPEGAVPKDGPSAGVTFTTALISALAKIPVSQEVAMTGEITLRGKVLEIGGLKEKSFAAFKKGIKTVFIPKNNEKNLSDIPEEVKEAINFIPVSHYEQIWEHLFKGKKSDESETESKKKKQSK
- a CDS encoding class I tRNA ligase family protein, translating into MKNYDHLSIENKWQNYWENSHYFEPKNDHKLPKKYILSMFPYPSGNIHMGHVRNYAIGDALARFYRRKGFNVLHPFGWDAFGLPAENAAIKHNIHPKTWTYQNISSMNENIKKLGISFAWNYECITSDEIYTRWEQEIFIKMWNNGLVYRKKALLNWCNKDKTVLANEQVINGCCWRCDEPIEIKETEQYYLKIRDYAKELQESLELLKGNWPDKVLSMQNNWINYKTGFLATFSDSLNKLKTNIEIFVNDKKDLDVVDFLCISANHDLVDELIQKNYFTKEQIDQINKIKTLAQAKDFSLKASLKLPFKAVLKNNLDKLIDVYISDFASLGAKNNALIINTKKLASYEKFALANKIDLSASQSNFDLSSLFPSQSINMQDWGISRQRYWGAPIPMIHCAKCGIVPEKLENLPVKLPENVDFNKSGNPISSNLEWMQTKCPKCNSDALRETDTFDTFFESSWYFLRYTCPPELREKVALDKDSVEYWNSVDTYIGGIEHAILHLLYARFFTKVMSDLGYISFREPFKSLLTQGMVLKDSAKMSKSKGNTVSPTDLLEKYGADTVRLFILFAAPPAKELEWSDDSVEGCNRFINRLYNLYSKVIPVKDFSIIKNIHHNSLSEFEKSARMKLYQSLKKQESIYLDNRNEFAFNTLIAYIMETLNSYEKIENNSLLLEFFYISLNILEPFIPHLAWELSDKLFNLNNLTDFYIDNKALETDQITYAITVNGKVRAQISVLNESNNKDNILTLAKNEVAKWIEGKTIIKEIFIPNKIVNFVIK